A region of Deinococcus rubellus DNA encodes the following proteins:
- a CDS encoding DUF262 domain-containing protein: protein MKKDIFVSDEISIVDLIDDKAPIIRWEEKQKEIITSVVDYNLDTLDTLIRKQTIDLKPKYQRRFRWDDLRKSKLVESLLMNVPIPPIFLNEDSYGKYSVILSS from the coding sequence ATGAAAAAAGATATTTTTGTGTCAGATGAGATCAGTATAGTTGATTTAATTGATGACAAAGCTCCTATCATCAGATGGGAAGAAAAGCAGAAAGAAATTATTACAAGTGTCGTCGATTATAATCTAGATACGCTTGATACATTGATAAGAAAGCAAACGATAGATCTGAAACCCAAATATCAGAGGCGATTTAGATGGGATGATCTAAGAAAATCTAAATTGGTAGAGTCTCTCTTGATGAATGTTCCTATTCCTCCTATATTTCTAAACGAAGATTCATACGGAAAATATAGCGTTATTCTCAGCAGCTGA
- a CDS encoding Uma2 family endonuclease, with protein sequence MPDPAFRTLSEEDYLRIEEISSVKRECVDGFVYAQAGATNAHNLICSNIHFALYLSARAKGCFVYPSYMKVRIKTSRGIKYYYPDIAVNRAPLNPDALYMTQPCLIVEVLSKGTHKIDESYKAEHYLSLDSLQAYLLVDARSRVSVIHRRTPEGWVY encoded by the coding sequence ATGCCTGACCCAGCCTTCCGCACGCTGAGCGAGGAAGACTACCTCCGCATTGAGGAGATCAGTTCGGTCAAGCGGGAGTGTGTGGACGGTTTCGTATATGCACAGGCAGGAGCGACGAACGCCCATAATCTGATTTGTAGCAACATTCATTTCGCTCTCTACCTATCGGCACGAGCCAAAGGCTGCTTTGTCTATCCGAGTTATATGAAAGTAAGAATTAAGACGAGCAGGGGTATAAAATATTATTATCCCGATATTGCAGTCAACCGCGCCCCGCTGAATCCAGATGCGTTATATATGACTCAGCCTTGCCTCATTGTAGAGGTACTGAGCAAAGGAACACACAAGATAGACGAGTCTTACAAAGCTGAGCATTACCTCAGTCTCGATTCGTTGCAGGCTTACTTGCTGGTGGACGCCCGCAGCCGCGTCTCCGTCATTCACCGCCGCACGCCCGAAGGCTGGGTTTACTGA
- a CDS encoding alpha/beta fold hydrolase → MTDVMTAPTLSPASSGYAPVNGLQLYYEIHGEAQGDTPPLILLHGGFGTTGMFAGVLPRLAQNRQVIAVDLQAHGRTADIDRPLSFEALAGDLAALAGYLKLVQVDVMGYSFGGGAALQTAICHPEVVRRLVVVSFPVNSDAWYPEVRAGMAQMGPQAAEGMKSSPMYAAYAQVAPRVEDWPVLVTKLGQMMGLDYDWTAQAAALEMPVCIVVGDADLFGPQHAAEWFGLLGGGQKDPGWDGAALPATRLAVLPGTTHYDIFVSPLLAVVVTPFLDA, encoded by the coding sequence ATGACCGACGTGATGACCGCCCCCACCCTCAGCCCGGCCAGCAGCGGCTACGCACCCGTCAACGGACTCCAGCTCTACTACGAGATTCACGGTGAGGCGCAGGGCGACACACCGCCGCTGATCCTCCTGCACGGCGGCTTCGGCACGACGGGGATGTTTGCCGGGGTGCTGCCCAGGCTGGCCCAGAATCGGCAGGTCATCGCCGTGGATTTGCAGGCACACGGACGCACCGCCGACATTGACCGCCCACTGAGCTTCGAAGCGCTGGCGGGCGACCTGGCCGCGCTGGCCGGGTATCTGAAGCTCGTGCAGGTGGACGTGATGGGCTACTCATTTGGTGGCGGCGCGGCGCTGCAAACGGCCATCTGTCACCCCGAAGTCGTGCGCAGGCTGGTGGTCGTGTCGTTCCCGGTCAACAGCGACGCCTGGTATCCCGAGGTGCGGGCAGGCATGGCCCAGATGGGACCGCAGGCTGCCGAGGGCATGAAGTCGTCTCCGATGTACGCCGCCTACGCCCAGGTCGCGCCCAGGGTTGAGGACTGGCCGGTGCTGGTGACCAAACTGGGCCAGATGATGGGCCTGGACTACGACTGGACCGCCCAGGCAGCGGCTCTCGAGATGCCGGTCTGCATCGTGGTGGGCGACGCCGATCTGTTCGGCCCCCAGCACGCCGCCGAATGGTTCGGCTTACTTGGCGGCGGCCAGAAAGATCCCGGCTGGGACGGGGCCGCGCTGCCCGCTACGCGCCTCGCCGTCCTGCCGGGCACGACCCATTACGACATCTTCGTGTCGCCGCTGCTGGCCGTTGTGGTCACGCCATTTCTGGACGCCTGA
- the acnA gene encoding aconitate hydratase AcnA yields MAQNLFGARDVLSENASGKVYYYRLDKLKERGFNVDKLPFSVKVLLESVLREANDYDVRQEDVLNVAGWKPVNEEIEIPFKPARVILQDFTGVPAVVDLAAMRTAMVALGGDPKKINPLIPVDLVIDHSVQVDEYGTDLALLHNMALEFERNNERYEFLRWGQQAFDNFGVVPPASGIVHQVNLEYLAKGVHSRPEDDGIVVYPDSLVGTDSHTTMINGLGIVGWGVGGIEAEAVMLGQPIYMLMPEVVGFKVTGKPAEGVTATDTALTVTEMLRKAGVVGKFVEFYGAGLSNMTLPDRATIANMAPEYGATMGFFPVDDEALRYLRRTGRLPDEVELVEKYCKAQGLFRTDETPDPVFTSTIELDLGTVVPSLSGPKRPQDRVALTDMQPVFGEALLAPIKQRGFELPADTLGAKGTITGTGYQIGHGSVVLAAITSCTNTSNPSVLIAAGLVAKKAVELGLDSKPWVKTSLAPGSRVVTEYLEAAGLQTYLDQIGFNTVGYGCTTCIGNSGPLPEATVDAIKEGNLVAASVLSGNRNFEGRINPDIRANYLASPPLVVAYALAGTVDIDLAKGVIGTSKDGYPVYLKDLWPSNAEIQEVMDAAINAEMFKKIYDGIEQSNAQWNAIPVSGGDLYNWNEDSTYIQNPPFFENLADGVKEVSDIASARVLVKVSDSVTTDHISPAGSFGASSPAGRYLIENGVPQKDFNSYGSRRGNDRIMTRGTFANIRLKNQLAPGTEGGFTTNFLNGEVTSIYDASVAYKAAGVPLVVLAGKDYGMGSSRDWAAKGTFLLGVKAVIAESFERIHRSNLVGMGVLPLMYKNGQTADSLGITGEESFHFHLPATLKPREDVTVTVTDLKGQSRDIVVQCRIDTPVEVDYYKNGGILQTVLRSILKKGETAQA; encoded by the coding sequence ATGGCACAGAATTTATTCGGCGCACGCGACGTTTTGAGTGAGAACGCCAGCGGCAAGGTCTACTACTACCGACTCGACAAGCTCAAGGAGCGCGGCTTCAATGTCGACAAGCTGCCTTTCTCGGTCAAAGTGCTGCTCGAAAGCGTGCTGCGAGAAGCCAACGACTATGACGTGCGTCAAGAAGACGTGCTGAACGTCGCGGGTTGGAAGCCGGTCAACGAAGAAATTGAAATTCCCTTCAAGCCTGCCCGCGTGATTTTGCAGGACTTTACCGGCGTGCCTGCGGTGGTCGATTTGGCCGCCATGCGGACCGCGATGGTGGCCCTGGGCGGCGATCCCAAGAAGATCAACCCGCTGATTCCGGTGGACTTGGTGATTGACCACTCGGTGCAGGTCGACGAGTACGGCACCGATCTGGCCCTGCTGCACAACATGGCGCTGGAATTCGAGCGCAACAACGAGCGTTACGAGTTTCTGCGCTGGGGCCAGCAGGCCTTCGACAATTTTGGCGTGGTGCCGCCCGCTTCGGGCATTGTTCACCAGGTCAACCTTGAGTACCTCGCCAAGGGCGTGCACAGCCGCCCCGAAGACGACGGCATCGTGGTCTATCCGGATTCGCTGGTCGGCACCGATTCGCACACCACCATGATCAACGGCCTGGGCATCGTGGGCTGGGGGGTCGGCGGCATCGAGGCCGAAGCAGTGATGCTGGGCCAGCCGATTTATATGCTGATGCCGGAAGTGGTCGGCTTCAAGGTGACCGGCAAGCCCGCCGAGGGCGTCACTGCCACCGACACCGCCTTGACCGTCACCGAGATGCTGCGCAAGGCGGGCGTGGTCGGCAAGTTCGTGGAGTTCTACGGCGCGGGCCTGAGCAACATGACCCTGCCGGACCGCGCCACCATCGCCAACATGGCTCCCGAGTACGGCGCGACGATGGGCTTTTTCCCGGTGGACGACGAAGCGCTGCGCTACCTGCGCCGCACCGGACGCCTGCCCGACGAAGTCGAACTTGTCGAGAAGTACTGCAAGGCCCAGGGTCTGTTTCGCACCGACGAAACGCCCGACCCGGTGTTTACCAGCACCATCGAACTTGACCTCGGCACGGTGGTTCCGAGCCTCTCCGGCCCCAAGCGCCCGCAAGACCGGGTGGCCCTGACTGACATGCAGCCGGTCTTTGGCGAGGCGCTCCTGGCTCCCATCAAGCAGCGCGGCTTCGAGCTCCCCGCCGACACCCTGGGCGCGAAAGGCACCATCACCGGCACGGGTTATCAGATCGGGCACGGCTCGGTGGTGCTGGCGGCGATTACCAGTTGCACCAACACGTCCAACCCCAGTGTGCTGATCGCGGCGGGTCTGGTTGCCAAGAAGGCTGTGGAACTGGGCCTGGACAGCAAGCCCTGGGTCAAGACGTCGCTGGCCCCCGGGTCGCGCGTCGTGACCGAGTACCTGGAAGCGGCGGGCCTGCAAACCTACCTCGACCAGATCGGCTTCAACACCGTAGGTTACGGTTGCACCACCTGCATCGGCAACTCCGGCCCGCTGCCGGAAGCCACCGTGGACGCCATCAAGGAAGGCAATCTGGTGGCGGCCTCAGTGCTGTCGGGCAACCGCAACTTCGAGGGCCGCATCAACCCCGATATCCGTGCCAACTACCTCGCCTCGCCGCCGCTGGTGGTGGCCTATGCGCTGGCCGGAACGGTGGATATCGACCTCGCCAAAGGTGTGATCGGCACCAGCAAGGACGGCTATCCGGTCTACCTCAAGGACCTCTGGCCCAGCAACGCCGAGATTCAGGAAGTCATGGACGCGGCCATCAACGCCGAGATGTTCAAGAAGATTTATGACGGCATCGAACAGAGCAACGCCCAGTGGAACGCCATTCCGGTGTCGGGCGGCGACCTCTACAACTGGAACGAGGACAGCACCTACATCCAGAACCCGCCGTTCTTCGAGAATCTGGCCGACGGCGTGAAGGAAGTCAGCGATATTGCCAGCGCCCGCGTGCTGGTGAAGGTGTCGGACTCCGTGACCACCGACCACATCAGCCCCGCCGGGAGCTTCGGCGCGTCGTCGCCCGCTGGCAGGTACCTGATCGAGAACGGCGTGCCGCAGAAGGATTTCAACTCCTACGGCTCACGGCGCGGCAACGACCGCATCATGACGCGCGGTACCTTTGCCAACATCCGCCTCAAGAACCAGCTCGCGCCTGGCACGGAAGGCGGATTCACTACCAACTTCCTGAACGGCGAAGTGACCAGCATTTACGACGCCTCGGTGGCCTACAAGGCGGCGGGCGTGCCACTGGTGGTGCTGGCGGGCAAGGACTACGGCATGGGCAGCAGCCGCGACTGGGCCGCCAAGGGCACCTTCCTGCTGGGCGTCAAGGCCGTGATTGCCGAGAGCTTTGAGCGCATTCACCGCAGCAACCTCGTCGGCATGGGCGTGCTACCCCTGATGTACAAGAACGGCCAGACCGCCGACTCGCTGGGCATCACGGGTGAGGAGAGCTTCCACTTCCACCTGCCCGCGACCCTCAAGCCCCGCGAGGACGTGACCGTGACCGTCACCGATTTGAAGGGCCAGAGCCGTGACATTGTGGTGCAGTGCCGGATCGATACGCCCGTTGAAGTGGACTACTACAAAAACGGCGGCATCCTGCAAACCGTGCTGCGGAGCATCTTGAAGAAAGGCGAGACCGCGCAAGCGTAA
- a CDS encoding DUF998 domain-containing protein → MTASQMMDRRFLSLSRVLAWAALSAQIVFVLSWLLAVLWQGPRYSVLAHSISDMYAVTAPHGAVLVVVLTLCGAAVVLFAAFSLWPALKSAGWSAALGCTLLVLSIFGLGDLLSPFERLACRLADAGCGDAAQVANLGGTLDSALSTVGAMLFVAAGFFLAPAMKKLPQWRQWANAVQGLTIAFLVFFVATGLLNASGWGGLFERLLALAGAVAIALLAYGVLRQPHSAL, encoded by the coding sequence ATGACTGCGTCTCAAATGATGGATAGGCGTTTCCTTTCGCTCAGCCGCGTGCTGGCCTGGGCCGCCCTCAGCGCCCAGATCGTGTTTGTGCTGAGCTGGCTGCTGGCTGTGCTCTGGCAGGGGCCGCGATATAGCGTGCTGGCCCATTCCATCAGCGACATGTACGCCGTGACCGCGCCGCACGGGGCCGTACTGGTGGTGGTGCTGACCCTCTGCGGCGCGGCGGTGGTGCTGTTCGCAGCCTTCTCGCTGTGGCCTGCCCTCAAATCGGCGGGCTGGAGCGCGGCGCTCGGCTGCACCCTGCTGGTCCTCTCGATCTTCGGCCTGGGCGATCTGCTCAGCCCCTTCGAGCGCCTGGCCTGCCGCCTGGCCGATGCCGGATGCGGCGACGCCGCGCAGGTTGCCAATCTGGGCGGCACACTCGATTCGGCCCTCAGTACCGTTGGCGCAATGCTGTTTGTTGCCGCTGGCTTTTTTCTCGCCCCGGCCATGAAGAAGCTGCCGCAGTGGCGACAGTGGGCCAACGCTGTGCAGGGACTGACCATCGCCTTTCTGGTGTTTTTCGTGGCGACGGGGCTGCTCAATGCTTCGGGCTGGGGCGGCCTGTTTGAACGCCTGCTGGCGTTGGCGGGTGCGGTGGCCATTGCGCTGCTGGCTTACGGCGTGCTGCGGCAGCCGCACAGTGCGCTCTGA
- a CDS encoding transposase, with protein MRTLLRVMRQHALRTFQAYLGGRRGRPPLIEIIVDTTSVAKEGVFAELDGWIHTLNGVRGLHVVMLYVCCGDLRLPWGLKIWRGKATPSPSDLALRLVRQLPPEVRSRARQVHLLADAGFCSAAFMSGVRASGLAFTVGVRADRPTMDGQPLKDITGQQRRVELKGLPGVPLWLYWVWLPAKQGERQEQRFLVSSRSRTPRTAKQTGRRRWKIEALFKTLKSCFAFGKFGQKTKQGVLRYLCLSLACFLLCHFEHLDQTGSGQAGSAWPDWGALARQVRQKFVGWVQLFELERAQQQILAVWDEKQRCAA; from the coding sequence TTGCGAACCCTCCTGCGGGTGATGCGTCAGCACGCTTTGAGGACGTTTCAGGCGTACCTGGGTGGACGCCGGGGGCGTCCACCGCTCATCGAGATCATCGTGGATACCACCTCCGTCGCTAAAGAAGGCGTGTTTGCCGAACTGGACGGTTGGATTCACACCCTGAACGGCGTGCGTGGCCTCCACGTCGTGATGCTGTACGTCTGCTGTGGTGATCTCCGCTTGCCCTGGGGCCTGAAGATCTGGCGTGGTAAAGCCACGCCCTCCCCTTCAGATTTGGCTTTGCGACTGGTTCGACAACTCCCCCCGGAAGTGCGGTCACGGGCGAGACAGGTGCATCTGCTCGCGGACGCCGGGTTTTGCAGCGCCGCTTTCATGTCCGGCGTCCGGGCGTCGGGACTGGCGTTCACCGTGGGTGTCCGGGCGGATCGGCCGACCATGGACGGTCAGCCTCTGAAGGACATCACCGGGCAACAGCGCCGGGTCGAATTGAAGGGTCTCCCCGGCGTGCCTCTGTGGCTGTACTGGGTCTGGCTTCCCGCCAAGCAGGGTGAGCGGCAGGAACAGCGCTTTCTCGTGTCTTCCCGCTCAAGGACACCCAGAACAGCGAAACAAACCGGACGGCGGAGATGGAAAATCGAGGCCCTGTTCAAAACGCTGAAAAGTTGCTTTGCCTTTGGGAAGTTCGGTCAGAAAACCAAGCAGGGGGTCTTGCGATACCTGTGCCTGAGTTTGGCTTGCTTCTTGCTCTGCCACTTCGAGCACCTGGATCAAACCGGATCAGGCCAAGCGGGTTCCGCTTGGCCTGACTGGGGCGCGCTTGCTCGCCAGGTCCGCCAGAAGTTCGTCGGCTGGGTGCAGCTTTTCGAGCTGGAGAGGGCACAGCAACAAATTTTGGCCGTCTGGGACGAGAAGCAGCGCTGCGCCGCGTAA
- a CDS encoding DUF4287 domain-containing protein — protein sequence MPKASEGIRQGYDTNIKAKTGVGIADWLKAEHGLGHACATLLTHDGLHREAEHSILIA from the coding sequence ATGCCTAAAGCCTCCGAAGGAATTCGGCAGGGCTATGACACCAACATCAAAGCCAAAACGGGTGTCGGCATCGCCGATTGGCTGAAAGCGGAACACGGGTTGGGTCATGCGTGCGCCACACTGCTGACTCACGATGGGCTGCACCGCGAGGCCGAACACAGCATCCTGATTGCCTGA